The Methanobacterium sp. BAmetb5 genome includes a region encoding these proteins:
- a CDS encoding TMEM175 family protein, with protein sequence MRTHSDSINNWVTTSRIETLVDGIFAIAMTLLVLSIGVPDMSSALTEGAFLHQLWLLWPKLLSYALSFWILAGFWRVNHQQFFFIKRSDTNLITINVFWLLFIAMVPFSTEIIGTFGQYFSASVIFQLNLFFAGVLYCVNWIYAVRKGLVDENMDESSKKQITRISMILPVLSIIALLLSYYFFAWANLVYLASPLAKKLIQ encoded by the coding sequence ATGAGAACTCATTCGGATTCAATAAATAACTGGGTTACCACCAGTCGTATTGAAACACTGGTGGATGGTATATTTGCCATTGCCATGACCTTACTGGTTTTAAGCATAGGAGTACCCGACATGTCTTCTGCATTGACTGAAGGGGCATTCCTACACCAATTATGGCTGTTATGGCCTAAGTTGTTAAGTTATGCACTCAGTTTCTGGATACTGGCGGGGTTCTGGCGAGTTAACCACCAGCAGTTTTTCTTTATTAAACGTTCCGACACCAATTTGATCACTATAAACGTTTTTTGGTTACTTTTTATAGCCATGGTGCCCTTTTCCACCGAGATAATAGGAACATTCGGCCAATATTTCAGTGCCAGTGTGATATTCCAGTTGAACCTGTTTTTTGCCGGAGTTCTGTATTGTGTAAACTGGATTTATGCCGTCCGTAAAGGATTGGTGGATGAAAACATGGATGAATCATCCAAAAAGCAGATTACCCGGATCAGCATGATTTTACCGGTTTTATCAATAATAGCTCTTCTTTTATCTTACTATTTCTTTGCCTGGGCTAACCTGGTCTATTTAGCCAGTCCCCTGGCCAAGAAATTGATCCAGTAA
- a CDS encoding GyrI-like domain-containing protein, which yields MEVKEKRIKETYVAYIPHHGSYDKIPEYIEEIKQWINEKGLKTNGQAYGTYLNSPEDVAEEDLQYEIGFSFEGNAMPEGKIGIKEMPEHTVLTALHQGPYTKVGPIIHGLAEYAVENGYDVVGPITEVYLNDPAQVPEGELLTEVQLPVIKIK from the coding sequence ATGGAAGTAAAAGAGAAAAGGATTAAAGAAACCTACGTGGCCTACATCCCACACCACGGAAGTTATGATAAGATTCCAGAGTATATTGAAGAAATCAAACAATGGATAAATGAAAAAGGCCTTAAAACTAATGGCCAGGCCTATGGAACCTACCTTAACAGCCCAGAAGATGTGGCTGAAGAAGATCTGCAATATGAAATTGGATTCTCCTTTGAAGGTAATGCTATGCCCGAAGGCAAAATAGGTATTAAAGAAATGCCCGAACATACTGTTCTAACTGCCCTACACCAAGGACCTTATACCAAAGTAGGGCCAATTATACACGGTTTAGCCGAATATGCAGTTGAAAATGGTTATGATGTTGTGGGACCAATAACTGAAGTATACCTCAATGATCCCGCCCAAGTTCCCGAAGGGGAACTCTTGACTGAGGTACAGCTTCCCGTGATAAAAATTAAATGA
- a CDS encoding TIGR00288 family NYN domain-containing protein, translated as MRNLEKFKEYIPRMGEPNVKSVALLIDGPNMLRKEFDFDLEVVQELLTDYGKIRVGKVFLNQYASDKLIEAIVNQGLSPIIVAGDIDVQMAVEAFEAIHNPNIDVVALMTRNTDFLPLINIAKENGKETLVIGAEPGFSIALKNSADSTIVLKKQRQPHGAV; from the coding sequence ATGCGTAACCTCGAAAAATTTAAAGAATACATCCCCCGAATGGGAGAACCTAACGTAAAAAGTGTTGCTTTATTAATTGATGGACCTAACATGCTACGGAAAGAATTCGACTTCGATCTTGAAGTAGTACAAGAATTACTTACTGATTACGGGAAAATAAGGGTAGGAAAAGTATTTTTGAACCAGTACGCTTCGGATAAACTTATTGAAGCCATAGTTAACCAGGGATTATCCCCCATTATTGTTGCTGGAGATATAGATGTTCAAATGGCAGTTGAAGCCTTTGAAGCCATACACAACCCCAACATTGATGTTGTGGCATTAATGACCCGTAACACCGATTTTTTACCACTGATCAACATTGCCAAAGAAAATGGGAAGGAAACTCTGGTAATTGGTGCTGAACCTGGTTTCAGTATTGCCCTCAAGAACTCGGCAGATAGCACCATAGTTCTGAAAAAACAGCGCCAACCCCATGGAGCAGTTTAA
- a CDS encoding TrkA family potassium uptake protein: protein MYVVVMGGGRVGLNLASFLIADGHDVTLIENDENLCTNAAAELDALVICGNGTDTKTLEEANVSSADVFVAATGNDEANLLACILVREFNIPKIIARVSEPSHGEAFRKVGIDSVISPEITAASYVEKLIIRPKIADLVVMGKGDAELLDFNLENEKVVGKKIGDISPTDDFIIVAVYENGDITIPKPEIVLKKGMKVSILVKTKAARAVMKRFTK from the coding sequence ATGTACGTGGTTGTAATGGGTGGTGGAAGAGTCGGGCTGAACCTGGCTTCTTTTTTAATTGCAGATGGTCATGATGTGACCTTAATTGAAAATGATGAAAATCTATGCACCAATGCTGCAGCAGAGCTGGATGCACTGGTGATCTGTGGCAATGGTACTGACACCAAAACCCTGGAAGAGGCCAACGTGTCCAGTGCCGATGTTTTTGTGGCGGCAACTGGAAATGACGAAGCTAACCTGCTGGCCTGTATACTGGTACGAGAATTTAATATTCCCAAGATCATTGCCAGGGTAAGCGAGCCCAGCCACGGTGAAGCCTTCCGCAAGGTGGGTATTGACTCGGTTATCAGTCCGGAAATCACTGCAGCCAGTTACGTGGAAAAATTAATCATACGGCCCAAAATTGCTGATTTAGTGGTTATGGGAAAGGGGGATGCAGAATTACTTGATTTTAACCTGGAAAATGAAAAGGTAGTAGGTAAAAAAATAGGGGATATCAGCCCCACCGATGATTTTATAATTGTCGCGGTCTACGAGAATGGGGATATAACCATTCCTAAACCAGAGATAGTGTTAAAAAAAGGTATGAAAGTTTCTATACTGGTTAAAACCAAAGCCGCACGTGCAGTTATGAAAAGATTCACTAAATAA
- a CDS encoding metalloregulator ArsR/SmtB family transcription factor, translated as MKACEIGGDKPGEDQIKRLKKIMATLPDDEVLYENADTLKALADPTRLKILHLLKHGELCVCEIITAMEKPQPTISHHLNILKKAGYLKWRKEGVWVHYSLSNPKIIDIINQIWDNQGELV; from the coding sequence ATGAAAGCATGTGAAATTGGTGGGGATAAGCCCGGTGAAGACCAGATTAAGAGGTTGAAAAAGATCATGGCCACCCTCCCTGATGATGAAGTCCTGTACGAAAATGCCGATACACTAAAGGCCCTTGCGGATCCCACCCGCTTAAAGATCCTCCACCTGTTGAAACACGGTGAGTTATGTGTTTGTGAAATTATCACCGCTATGGAAAAACCTCAACCTACTATTTCACACCATTTAAACATTTTAAAAAAAGCAGGCTACTTAAAATGGCGTAAAGAAGGGGTATGGGTTCATTATAGTTTGTCTAATCCAAAAATTATAGATATCATTAACCAAATTTGGGATAATCAGGGAGAATTGGTTTAA
- a CDS encoding DUF2115 family protein gives METIDDIPSYQKIGTKKFFTILRSETNLIGLQDIIRASLFLVDDAKYVQGNYRKEYLESYTKAFIMRIQEVKVHHVESDELLDIAEVQDAVQLLQEQEKLAAEGGGFDPAFFKIYKIISLYTTFILAESVHPVGTPFPGGLQVKYDGEKFLCPVKERQKDNPGAVCGFCIAEQDPETM, from the coding sequence ATGGAAACTATAGATGATATTCCCTCTTATCAAAAAATCGGCACGAAGAAGTTTTTCACTATTTTAAGGAGTGAAACCAATTTAATTGGCCTTCAGGACATAATACGGGCCAGTTTATTCCTTGTAGATGATGCTAAATATGTGCAGGGCAACTACCGAAAGGAATACCTGGAGTCTTACACTAAGGCTTTTATAATGCGAATCCAGGAGGTTAAAGTCCATCACGTAGAGAGTGATGAGCTTCTGGATATAGCAGAAGTTCAAGATGCAGTCCAGTTATTACAGGAACAGGAAAAACTGGCAGCAGAGGGGGGAGGATTTGATCCGGCCTTTTTTAAGATCTACAAGATCATCTCTCTTTACACTACCTTTATCCTGGCAGAATCGGTTCATCCGGTGGGTACACCATTCCCTGGGGGCCTGCAGGTGAAATATGATGGGGAAAAATTTCTCTGCCCGGTGAAAGAAAGACAAAAAGATAATCCTGGTGCAGTTTGTGGATTCTGCATTGCAGAACAGGATCCAGAGACTATGTAA
- a CDS encoding putative zinc-binding protein, protein MNSEKIALAACSGMSPYGLVARVTSADTVNETENTISICMGATAADREGFRNLIKKYPIIAINGCDGNCTTKILNQKGVTPAKTLNVLEELKEENFKPSDVSRLDEEGEICVEFMKKKVKKDMDDLREEDKG, encoded by the coding sequence ATGAATTCTGAGAAAATAGCATTAGCTGCCTGCAGTGGAATGAGTCCCTATGGTCTGGTGGCCCGTGTAACCTCTGCAGACACGGTAAATGAGACTGAAAACACGATTTCTATTTGTATGGGTGCCACTGCTGCCGATAGGGAAGGTTTTAGAAATTTAATTAAAAAATATCCCATTATTGCCATAAATGGCTGTGATGGTAACTGCACTACCAAAATACTTAATCAAAAGGGAGTTACTCCTGCTAAAACTCTTAATGTACTGGAAGAACTCAAAGAGGAAAATTTTAAACCTTCTGATGTTTCCAGATTGGATGAAGAAGGAGAAATTTGTGTTGAATTCATGAAAAAGAAGGTAAAAAAGGACATGGATGATTTAAGAGAGGAAGATAAAGGATAG